Proteins found in one candidate division TA06 bacterium genomic segment:
- a CDS encoding late competence development ComFB family protein, with product MPKLTNYMERIVKEELARVMLSRPGICSCRVCQLDVMALALNQLPSQYVVSEGGHIHTMVNMAHDQFKTQVLVAIVNAINSVSTHPRHKLKKGLNTVTRQ from the coding sequence ATGCCTAAATTGACCAATTACATGGAACGGATAGTCAAGGAGGAACTGGCCCGGGTGATGCTGTCCCGGCCCGGGATCTGCAGCTGCCGGGTTTGCCAGCTGGACGTGATGGCCCTGGCCCTTAACCAGCTGCCATCGCAATACGTGGTCAGCGAGGGGGGGCACATCCATACCATGGTCAACATGGCCCACGACCAGTTCAAAACCCAGGTGCTGGTGGCCATCGTCAACGCAATCAATTCGGTCAGCACTCATCCCCGCCACAAGCTGAAAAAGGGCCTGAACACAGTCACCCGGCAATAA
- a CDS encoding PorV/PorQ family protein, which translates to MKKTLLFLAVMTSSAVFALAQDCGFSFLRLPLKARAVSMGEALVGASDDLAGLPYNPAGLSLINTRQGSAGYTNYAADIQAGSINYVQPRDQWSTYSVGISYLNSGSIKETTLDLPTGTGNTFSYNTLALSLGYGRIINSQLFAGAALKGVYDKVQEYSASAVAVDLGVLYEIDMDQAARALFKAKSSRNYGSSLTAGFSVLNLGVAAKAFVTEKEKLPLTFRGGLAYRPVMNRLTIALAASKVVDTGVQAQLGLEYFVREALALRLGYNGVMGEIETGSNLDDITGWACGLGVCIKKYRFDVAYTPMAGLGKLPLRADISVEF; encoded by the coding sequence ATGAAGAAGACCCTCCTGTTCCTGGCGGTAATGACGTCGTCGGCAGTGTTTGCTTTGGCTCAGGATTGCGGGTTCTCATTTCTGCGGCTGCCCCTCAAGGCCCGGGCCGTATCCATGGGCGAAGCCCTGGTTGGGGCTTCCGACGACCTGGCCGGACTGCCATACAATCCAGCCGGTTTGTCGCTGATCAATACCAGGCAGGGTTCGGCCGGCTACACCAATTATGCCGCCGACATCCAGGCCGGCAGCATCAACTATGTCCAGCCCCGGGACCAATGGAGCACATACAGCGTCGGGATCTCCTACCTCAACAGCGGCTCCATCAAAGAGACTACCCTGGACCTGCCCACAGGCACCGGAAACACCTTCAGTTATAATACACTGGCACTGTCGCTGGGATACGGCCGGATAATAAACTCACAGCTTTTTGCCGGGGCCGCGCTGAAAGGGGTCTACGACAAGGTGCAGGAATACTCGGCCTCCGCGGTGGCCGTGGACCTGGGGGTGTTGTACGAGATCGACATGGATCAGGCTGCCAGAGCGCTGTTCAAAGCCAAGAGTTCCCGCAATTACGGCAGCAGCCTGACCGCCGGGTTTTCGGTGCTGAATCTGGGCGTGGCCGCCAAGGCCTTCGTCACCGAAAAGGAGAAACTTCCCCTGACCTTTCGGGGTGGGCTGGCTTACCGGCCGGTAATGAACCGGTTGACAATTGCCCTGGCGGCATCCAAGGTTGTGGATACAGGGGTCCAGGCTCAGCTGGGCTTGGAGTATTTTGTCAGGGAGGCTTTGGCCCTCCGGCTGGGATATAACGGCGTCATGGGGGAGATAGAGACAGGCTCCAATCTTGACGACATTACTGGGTGGGCCTGCGGCCTGGGTGTCTGCATAAAAAAATATCGTTTTGACGTGGCCTACACCCCCATGGCCGGCCTGGGTAAACTGCCCTTGCGGGCTGACATCTCGGTGGAGTTTTAA
- a CDS encoding glycosyltransferase family 4 protein, with product MSNSEFIEIINDQPEHSGTGVYAWNLYRNLKDLTPVKMAYYNSQKGNCEFYGARGLESTINVGIKSPKPLFWRQCSRSYRHQKNVHTLSQNLSFLKAGEKRIVTCLDLIPLFMPSSLLEKCWRTFLYSGIKKADHVISISQATKNDLVRVFKMDPQKITPVLLGVTPEYKPYSKTASRQLLGLSLDEKVILQVGTSAPRKNFITVLKAFSQISRENSHARLVKVGPAGKGDLEFIARENISSRVLVRESVAKEHLPHYYAAADVFVFPSLYEGFGLPALEAMACGCPVIAADNSSIPEVVSGAGIMIDPLNDILWREKILWVLSDQSLSQKMTAEGLKQARLFTWQKTAEETFKVYRKMFNQ from the coding sequence ATGAGCAATTCCGAGTTCATAGAAATTATAAACGACCAGCCGGAACACAGCGGGACAGGGGTCTATGCCTGGAACCTTTACCGGAACCTCAAAGACCTGACGCCGGTGAAAATGGCCTATTATAACAGCCAAAAAGGCAATTGCGAGTTCTACGGGGCCAGGGGGCTGGAGTCCACTATAAATGTCGGGATCAAGAGCCCCAAACCGCTTTTTTGGCGGCAGTGCAGCCGGTCTTACCGGCATCAAAAGAATGTCCATACTCTCAGCCAGAACCTGTCGTTCTTAAAGGCCGGCGAAAAAAGAATAGTCACCTGCCTGGACCTGATCCCCCTTTTCATGCCCTCGTCTCTGCTTGAGAAATGCTGGAGGACCTTTCTCTACTCGGGGATAAAGAAAGCCGACCATGTGATATCAATCTCCCAAGCCACCAAGAACGACCTGGTAAGGGTTTTCAAAATGGATCCCCAAAAAATCACCCCGGTCTTGCTGGGAGTTACACCTGAATACAAACCGTACAGCAAAACTGCCAGCCGGCAGCTATTGGGGCTTTCCCTGGATGAAAAGGTAATTTTGCAGGTGGGCACCTCCGCGCCCCGGAAGAATTTTATCACGGTACTTAAGGCCTTTAGCCAGATTTCCCGGGAAAATTCCCATGCCAGACTGGTCAAAGTAGGCCCGGCCGGGAAAGGGGATCTGGAGTTCATCGCCCGGGAAAATATTTCCTCCAGGGTCCTGGTCAGGGAATCGGTGGCCAAGGAACATTTGCCGCATTATTATGCCGCCGCCGATGTCTTTGTTTTTCCCTCTCTGTACGAAGGATTCGGCCTGCCGGCGTTGGAGGCCATGGCCTGCGGTTGCCCGGTCATAGCCGCCGATAATTCATCCATTCCCGAAGTGGTGAGCGGGGCCGGGATAATGATCGATCCCCTGAATGACATATTATGGAGGGAAAAGATCCTTTGGGTCCTGTCGGACCAGAGTTTGTCACAAAAAATGACGGCCGAGGGGTTGAAACAAGCCAGGCTTTTTACCTGGCAGAAGACCGCAGAGGAAACGTTTAAGGTTTATCGAAAAATGTTTAATCAATAG